The sequence below is a genomic window from Lycium ferocissimum isolate CSIRO_LF1 chromosome 9, AGI_CSIRO_Lferr_CH_V1, whole genome shotgun sequence.
tgtgataagaaggtgccacaAGCTTAAGAGcgagttctacaaagtggtagtGAGAGGCCCAGGCTTTGTTGTACGGGGCGGAGTCTTTGGCGGTCGGGAACTCGCACGTCCAGAAGATAAAAGTtgcggaaatgagaatgttgcgatggatgtgtgggcacaccaggcgagataggattaggaatgaagatatttgagataaggtgggagtggcatcagtagaggacaagatgcgggaagcgcggctgagatggtttgggcatgtgaagaggagagacacggatgccccggtgcggaggtgtgagaagTTGGTATGGACGGTTTCGgagagaggtagaggtaggcgaAGAAGTAGTGGGGAGAGTGCTTAGACGGGACATGGCGCGGTTCCGGCTAcagggacatgaccttagatagagGAGACTATGGAGGACttagattagggtagaaggctagtaggtagtcccaCGTATCCTGTCGTACTAGTAGTCGCAGTtttgatcttcattttcttgtcctttgattcGTGCAACTATATGTTAGTCCTTGTACCACAATTATCATATTTATCTGTGATagcctttgtttcttttttctcaaatcgctttatcatggcttttacgctttcgttagtttcattttcatattgctTTGAACTGTTTGTGCTTATTTGACCTTTTCtcatcatgttttctcttgGCCGAGGGTCTTAGGAAACTTGACCTCTCTATCTTCCGAGATGGGGGTAAGGTACGCGTACATTTTACCCTCCTCAGACTCCAcactgtgggatttcactgggtatgttgttgttgttgttgtgctaTTTCTATGGAGGAATATGATTTTTCGAAAAAGGAAAACGTTATTTTTGCAATATTATTTGAATCATTATTCGGTGTTTGATTGGATATATAAGTAGGTAACTGTAGAGATTTAAAATGGATGCTCGTGTATACACATTGAATATTAtgattttttgggaaaatatatCTTTGCAAAATTATTTGAATCAGTATTCGGTGTTTTGTTGGGTATAGAAGTAGGTAGCTGTAAAGATACAAAATGGATGCTTGAGTATACAGATAGAATATGAAGATAgtatgtgatgatattttgatttttgagtaCTAAAGATTGACAACAATGTCTTAAGTTTTAGTTGAAACAGCCGGAGTTCGAGtcgtggaaacagcctcttgcagaaatgcaaggtaaggctgcgtacaatagacccttgtggtccggcccttccccggccCCCGcacatagcgggagcttagtgcaccgggctgccctttaaAGATTGACAACAATGTCTTAAGTTTTAGTTGAAACTTGAAACAAGTAATATGGAGTAGGAATTGTAATATTTGTGAAGCTGCGGGAGCAATTTTCTGCATATGTTGGGAACTATTTTCCTTTGAGAACATTTTCAACTGCTTCGAGGAAACATTCTGCCATATCAAACACGCCTTTGTGTTGAATGGAATTAATTTGCTTGGTACTTGAGTTGTCTTGAAGCTTTCAAACTCTTAACCTGGTTGTCTTGTTACAATTTACCTGGATTACATGTTTTATACTTCTCTTTTATTTGGGTATTTGATGAATTCAATAAAGCATGTAAAGGTCCCTTCTAACTTATCGAAAAGGGTAAATGATCTCTGTcgaatatatatgtgtgtgttagatattatttgttttctttctgtAAGAGAGCTGAGTGTTTATTGGAGATCTCTTTGTTTTATGCTAATTCAAATTGGCAACGACTAGGAGCTAATTGTTGCACGGTAGAATTGCGCCTGGGAAAATTATTGGGCTTGCTGTCACTTGTCCTTTTGACGAGCCTTAGGTTTCAAATTGATGTCCATAAAAATTTTGGAAGTTTTATACAGTCGTTAAACATATCCCCATTATTTCCTTTTATCATAACTTCTGACTGCTTCTTCATGTTGCATATAACAAGATATATTCAACACATGTTTCACCTTTTTATATGTGTAATTCGGCTACTAGACTTCTTATCCCTCTCTGCTTGTCATTTTGTCACTGTTTGATTTTCGAAGCAGATATATGCATTGGGAAGTACTTGACGTAAGTGTTATAACCAGATCATAATGCTTGCATGATGTGTTTAACCATTCCTTAATATGCACAATTTTGGTCATTAGACTCCTCCCTCACTGCTTACCATCTTTGTGTTTTCCCTTTTAAGGAGCCATAATGCTTGAGGTTATCAAAAAGGAGCCATAATGCTTGAATGGTTGCTTTACATATAAAAGTATTTTGCGGTATAATATCAAGGGCACTTTGTAGTTTGAGGGATAGTTGATTGAGTTTAATTGACTGATACATCACTCGTCATATGCTCTTTGCATGACTTGATAAAGATATAAAAGTTGTTACTTCTGCCTTTATATTAGTGAACACGAGCAGAACTgctagaaagagaaaaaatgtcATTAACCTATcaaaaaaaagttatatacCCAAAACATATAGACCTTTGCTATTACAAGATTAGGGTTTATCGTTTCCTAAATGCAAATTCatttgatctttgttttatTCATAATAGGACCCTCGgatcttttttgtttgttatttttgtcATCGCCATATTATTTGGAATATTCATTTTTGACTTGCTATGCTTCTTCTAGTTTCGGAATCTCTGAATATGTAATAGCAAATATTTCATCCGCACTGACCACATGAATGCTGTATAGGTGACGCACTCGATTGAAGGGATGGAAACATTACGACACTTCCTATTTGATATTTGTGGGGTTACAGCAGGCTGGAACATGGAAGATGTTCTGGAGGATGAAATAAAAGTTATTAAAGCCATGGTAGGACCTGAAGATCATGTCATTTGTGCTTTATCTGGCGGTGTTGATTCCACTGTTGCAGCTACTGTGGTACACAAGGCTATTGGAGACAGGCTTCACTGTGTTTTTGTTGATAATGGTCTATTAAGGCAAGTCTCTAGTCTTGCCATTTCTCTATAAGCTGCTGATTATACCATCAAATAGTAGTGCCACAAactaattcaaaaataaaattaaagaaacaGCAAAAGTTGGAGTTTTCTGTTAATCGGTTAATCCATTAGCACTTGCTTCATATCCTCAAGTGACATTGGTTTCGCATCAATTTTTTTAGGTATAAGGAGCAAGAAAGGGTGATGGCAACCTTTGAGAGTGACCTCCATTTGCCTGTTACCTGTATTGATGCTACAGAAGAATTTCTCAGCAAACTAAAAGGTGTAACAGAACctgaaatgaaaaggaaaataattggGAAGGAGTTCATCAacatatttgatatttttgcCCGTGATTTGGAGAAAAAAGTGGGAAAGAGACCTACTTACCTAGTCCAAGGAACCTTGTATCCTGACGTAATAGAGTCTTGTCCCCCACCTGGAAGTGGAAGAACACATTCTCATACGATCAAGAGCCATCATAACGTTGGCGGGCTCCCAAAGGACATGAAGCTGAAGCTCATCGAGCCACTGAAACTTTTATTCAAGGATGAGGTTTAATTTTGTCTTCTACAACTTTTGCATGCATCTCCATACCTTATTTCCCTTTCATTCCAAACTGATTATACATTGAACTATTGTATTCCAATTATTGTAGGTTCGTGCATTGGGAAAGATTATGAATATACCTGTGGCTTTTCTTAGGCGCCACCCTTTTCCTGGGCCGGGACTCGCTGTCCGAATTCCAGGAGATGTCACAGCTGGGAATTCCTTGGATATTCTTCGTCAGGTAGTAGGAGTTCTCCAGTTTTAGTAGTAATTTTTTAATCCTTTGTGTTGGTTACTTGTCCTCTAAAGACTTGTGTTGTTTAGGTTGATGAGATCTTCATTCAATCAATCAAAGATGctggaatctatgatgaaatTTGGCAAGCTTTTGCTGTCTTCTTACCAGTGAAAACCGTTGGAGTACAAGGAGACCAAAGAACACATTCCCATGCTGTTGCACTTAGAGCAGTCACAAGTCAAGATGGAATGACCGCAGACTGGTACGTATTCATTCCCACATATTTCTGCATTTCTTTATTTCCTAATTACTACCCATTTTTCGGCGCTCATGTTCTCCATGTTGTTTAATTATAAGTACAAGCTCTACAATTGGACATCATTGACCTAAAAgttattgttgttttattttgCACTTTAATTGATATCAAGGATGTATACTATGTTTTTTTTATGAGACTCTTGTGCTTTCTATTTGCTTGCAATGCTGGCTATTCGCCTTCAGTCAGAAGTAGAAGTAGAGGGCACCGTCTGCCCCACACTTCAGAGAAGGTTAAAAAAATGGATGAGTCATTGAAGTAATTCTATCTTCTAAGGCCCAACGATGAAAAACTTTGTAATGTATCTTGGAACTTCTCTTGTGAAAGAATCAAAAGAATACCCACCGCCATCTTTATGCtcttatatttatatgttgtgaGCTAAATCTGCTGATTTATTTGAAATTGTAATTTCTTTGTAGGTACTACTTTGATTTCAAGTTCCTTGACGACGTATCAAGAAAGATTTGCAACAGTGTTCGTGGTGTAAATCGAGTTCTTCTGGATATTACATCAAAGCCTCCATCAACAATCGAGTGGGAATGATTTATTCTAAAGAATGCCATATTTGGCGATGATTCTAGGATTCTTTTGCTTCTCTTTTTAttgttggggggggggtggagtTGGGAAGGTGAGGGTGCAAAACAGGAGGGGGGCAAGTCCATAAAACAAGTTTAGGTCCTTTTGTTGTGTGGTAGAACTTGTTCTTTTCAAGGGAAGTCCTCTCAACGTTTTGTATTTTCCTGAGTATATTGATGCCAAATTTTACTCAAAATCTTGGTGGtgccattttcttctttttgctaGTATTGGTGTTCCGATCACCTTACATGCATCGCGGCTATTCTACTAGATACCTGCTACCTTTCATCAATGAAGGTATCAAAttctgatgaaaaaaaaaatcacgtcACACTTTTTGTgcctctttccttctttttaagTCTTTTACCACAGTTATTGAGTTCGGCAGTAATAGCTATCAAAAAATGAATCTAATTTGTATTTAATATGCAACATAAGTTAGTGATTTATATGAAATAACTATCAAACGGGCAAAGGATTAtccacaattttatttttttcttttctgaagaAGAAAATTTAAGAGGATAACAACGTTTTCGAACTACAGTATCAAACACCTtgcattttaaacaattcaaatGTTAACATCGTTttacaacagcaacaacatacccaatgaaatcccacaacgttaACATCGTTTTATAGTTAAATATTACGAATCAAGTCTAAATGTTCATCAATGTTCCAACATTATGATTCCTTATAACTAATATACCAACCAAGACAAGACAAGaatcatttatattcaaaagtATGCATCTGTTGAAATTCAACTATTTGCTCATTGACCTCTCATCACATCCTAGAGTTGAAGAACGTCCGAAGGGTTCGATTATTTGCTAATTTAAGTAGTACCTAAGTTGGGTTTAGAACGTTGTGAGATAGTTTGGGTACTATTTACTCATTGGTGATAAAGGAAGAGGTGAGAATACTAACCTATGTTACAATAGAATCGGGTTTTGTCAATGTGTGTATAACTATTGTTATGCTAATAGTTATGCTCGTGGACTCATAGAATAGTTGAGGTGCGTTCAAACTAACTTAACACCgctgtcattaaaaaaaataagttgctGATTAGCTGAGTTGGCATAGGAAAGCTGCAACATATGTTATTGGGGTACTATTCCTCTTTTTTCCTAGGGCCATATCTGTTTATAATTGTTCCCCCTTTTAACAAATCCAACCTTTACTGGAAAAGCTGTAGCCATCCCTTCCCCctctttctttaatatttctttttggtGTTCAACTTTTGTGGGGTTTTACATAATAAAAGTAGTTTTGTGGTCCTCCTACTTCTCCACTTGGGTTCTTTCTCAGAttagaaaaaaaaggagggatATGTGAGGCCCTCTTCCCTTTTCTGGTCATTTGAAAGTTGACCAATTCTATCTTTCTGCTAATACTAATTAGTATAATCTAATATGATCCCTTTTCACTAAAATCTTTTGAGCAACTATCTTCAATCATGAACTTGACAAAAACCTCTTTTTGTCTCAAATGTTAATGGAAGAgctttaaaaattttttttaataaaagttaACGGAAGAGCTTAAGCATGTTTTGAAAAGTAAAATGATTTAACAAGACTACTTGTTGCTGGATCTTAAGTCTCAATAATGCTGAATGACTTAAAGTGGTGTGTGtgtttggggggtggggggtggggggcggAGGGGTGAAGTCATCAACTctactttcatgaacttttcaATGGACCACAAATGGCAAAATACATCgaatcacacttaaactatatCCCTCTAGAGCCTTTACCACCTATTCTTCTTTAAAGGAATTAATACCACCTTATGAGGTCTCAGAGGTGCTCCACCACCAAATCTCAAATACAATATATttatacacttttttttttttaattcacacttgttttttttattcataaaattaaagtaaaaaatgatttttaaattttaatggaCCCGCCCCGCTTTCCGCCCCCCCTCTACTCCTCCACCTTCACGCCAAACcgatttttcatcttctttttcatttcaccaCCCGCCCTCCACTCCTCCGCCCCCCCTTACCCCTTTTTAACCTCCAAAAAGTTCACGCCACCCCCCAAACACccccccttcttcttcttcttcatttttttcatcctaGCCAttatcttccaaaccaattttGACTAACAAATCACCAATAAACAAAATTTCAGATTCAAAATTGGTAACCCAACTACATTTTCGATTACCCATTTTAGATTCAACACTTTTGACTACCCCATGTTTTGAAAATGGTGAAAATAATTTGTAATTTATTGGTAATTACATAATAATTCTACggaaaaaatggaagtttgCCTAGGAAATTTTTCTAGTTGCTGGATCTTTATAAAAGATAAGTCTCAATAATGCTGAATGACTTAAAGCAAAAATAGTGTGTGTGTTTGGGGGGTGGGGCAACAAAAGATAAGGGGGCCCACAAATAATTAAGTGCAATTAGTTATGGGACATCATTAAAAATCAACGTGTATAATTTACAATTTTTAATcatgttgtttttattttcttttcaatgGACCCCaaatctttttttgtttaagtGTGATTTGAAGTGATGATGATCAAGAAAGAGGATCATGCATTAGGTAGAAACAGGCTGTCAAATCTATGCAAAAAGCATTTTGAAGTACAATAATATACACAAGCTCTAACTATCCTCTGAGGACATGATTGGCCCAGCTCTTTTTCAGATGGACTTAATTGACCAACCTTCAGTGACTAATCTTCAAGATTTCCAGACTACTCTCTGAAGTGCTTCTCTAATTGTTCCAACTGCTACTGTTTTCGATCCCGTAGACTGCAAAGGGAAAATATTAGAGAAGAATGAGTATGCATCTTTACTTGCAAAATAAACAAAAGACCTCACATATTAAGCTTAGAAAAGCACATATGAGAGTCTGTCAGTTAGTATTCATAAGTTGCGCAACTTTATTGAATTGGTAGAAAGAGCCCTTCCTTGACAAACCTTGGATTCAATAGCAATGGATAGAACCCCATCGATGTTGGAAGACTGAACGGTATGGCAATCCATTTGTAGGTCGGTCAGCGCCTCCATAATTTTAAGCAACAAGCCTTCACTCCATAGACAACTCATCTTGATCGAGACTTCCTTATCGATCATATTGATGACAATACTATCAGCTGAACTACCTTTCAATAATCCATTACAGCTTTCGGGTTCCACTTCATCCATATCACATGCCTTCCTTTTGTTTGGTAGTGATCCTTTGATGTCATTGAATTTGCTAGTGCCGCAATTATCAGATGTCTGCTCAGCAGTATCATTTGATCGTCTTGCTGATCTAGCCTCCAGCTCTTGAACTCTCCTTTCGAGCTCTTTCATGTATTCTATTGTCTCATCCAGTAGTGATATTTTGTCAACCTGCAAACATCAAGGGAAAACACAAATCTTGGTCAATGTGCGATTGAACAGCAGCTATGTAAACTTGAGGAGATCTTCCAGTACCTTGCCGCCAGTTGGCAGCATTGATGCAAGATGCATAAATCTCTCATTTATCTTTTCTCTTCGTCTTCTCTCAGAAATAACACGGCTTCTATCAATATCATCAACTTCTGGTCTCCAAAGACTGTTCTTTTTACGATTTTCTCTGCTGAATTTATGTATAACACCACCATGCATTCTAGGAACTTCTAAAAGTACTTTCTTCAATAATTTTTGTGCAGTTCCCAATCTTGGCATCTGAATATCGGTCTTCCAACCAGCAAAGCTTGACTTTTTGTTAATATTTCTAAAATGTGGTCCCAAAGTTAATTGGTCAGAGCTCTTTAGGAGGGTAGAAAGGACAGCTTGATATTGAGCATCATCTCCTTGGTGATCTAAAAGATGCAGTTTCCTCTGATCGTGCTCTTGACGGTCTAGTGTGTAAGGCTTAGTTGTCTTCTCTCCACTCGAAAGAGGGGACAGCTTTTCACAATTTGCATTATTTTGAGAGATGCAGTCACTGGAATTCAAAGAATTATTTGCACCATTACTCATGTTATCATCCATGAACTTCCAGCTTTGAGCTTGTGAAGTTTCCCCAATAACGCCTACCACCATTAATGAATCTTCAGTCTCTTGATTGGCCACAAAACCATTTGAACTATCATGAGGTGAACTGTTGTTTATTTCGACTGGATAAGCATCACTTTCAAGTACATTATGATCGAGCTTTTGGCTAACTACATCTGTGTCATTTTTTGCATTGTTAGGCCCCTTTGAAATAATGGAGTGATCAACTTCTAGAAAGGAATTTTTTATTTGCTGAATGAGGTCGGGATCTTCTAAGACCTGCAAAAAACATGTTACATCAAAGCAAAATATCATTGCAAGTAATTAGTTATATCGCGCAAAATGCCAGGACTATTGAAGAGACAAAATTGAAATTGGCTTACAAGCTCGGTGACTCCCAGCTCAATTACGCCTCCTAAATATGGAAAGCATACAACAGTCTACAAGTTGCGAAGAGAGGAAAAGGCATTGGTTAACCACATATTCTATCTAAAAGGAGTGAATGACATAAATCAGGAGCTGATTCATACTCCGATCCGTTAGTAGAGTTGTATCATGCATTTGACAAATTTTAGGAGATAGACAACataatcaaaaaaatattagagCAAGGATAAATATTTGAACTTCTGTCTGTGCAGGCTTGCACTTCTCTGGACGCtcccatgtgtgtgtgtgtgtgtgtgtgtgtgtgtgtgagagagagagagagagagagagagagagagagagagagagagggatgGAGTAGTACCTG
It includes:
- the LOC132030524 gene encoding uncharacterized protein LOC132030524, with amino-acid sequence MELQTHTKNPNLVLILDYGSQYTHLITRRIRSLSVFSLCINGTSSLNAIKELNPRVIILSGGPHSVHADGAPCFPSGFIEYVEKEKIVVLGICYGLQLLVQKLGGVVNIGDKHEYGRMEIEVNNNKGLFGNKEVGDKQVVWMSHGDEAVKLPEGFEVVARSNQGAVAAIENRKRRFYGLQYHPEVTHSIEGMETLRHFLFDICGVTAGWNMEDVLEDEIKVIKAMVGPEDHVICALSGGVDSTVAATVVHKAIGDRLHCVFVDNGLLRYKEQERVMATFESDLHLPVTCIDATEEFLSKLKGVTEPEMKRKIIGKEFINIFDIFARDLEKKVGKRPTYLVQGTLYPDVIESCPPPGSGRTHSHTIKSHHNVGGLPKDMKLKLIEPLKLLFKDEVRALGKIMNIPVAFLRRHPFPGPGLAVRIPGDVTAGNSLDILRQVDEIFIQSIKDAGIYDEIWQAFAVFLPVKTVGVQGDQRTHSHAVALRAVTSQDGMTADWYYFDFKFLDDVSRKICNSVRGVNRVLLDITSKPPSTIEWE
- the LOC132030525 gene encoding transcription factor EGL1, whose amino-acid sequence is MAMGHQDQDGIPDNLRKQLAIAVKGIQWSYAIFWSTPVTQPGVLQWSDGYYNGDIKTRKTVQAGEVNEDQLGLQRTEQLKELYSSLLTGESEEDLQPQAKRPSAALSPEDLTDTEWYFLVCMSFVFNVGQGLPGKTLATNQTIWLCNAHQAESRVFSRSLLAKSASIQTVVCFPYLGGVIELGVTELVLEDPDLIQQIKNSFLEVDHSIISKGPNNAKNDTDVVSQKLDHNVLESDAYPVEINNSSPHDSSNGFVANQETEDSLMVVGVIGETSQAQSWKFMDDNMSNGANNSLNSSDCISQNNANCEKLSPLSSGEKTTKPYTLDRQEHDQRKLHLLDHQGDDAQYQAVLSTLLKSSDQLTLGPHFRNINKKSSFAGWKTDIQMPRLGTAQKLLKKVLLEVPRMHGGVIHKFSRENRKKNSLWRPEVDDIDRSRVISERRRREKINERFMHLASMLPTGGKVDKISLLDETIEYMKELERRVQELEARSARRSNDTAEQTSDNCGTSKFNDIKGSLPNKRKACDMDEVEPESCNGLLKGSSADSIVINMIDKEVSIKMSCLWSEGLLLKIMEALTDLQMDCHTVQSSNIDGVLSIAIESKSTGSKTVAVGTIREALQRVVWKS